A genomic segment from Nocardia cyriacigeorgica GUH-2 encodes:
- a CDS encoding gamma-glutamyltransferase family protein yields MTRARRIRTGAAVVAALVISLAAGCSEESEDTAACTTTPNGTPLTAAPTTGGAPTTQNLSTNPEIASGYRSDMTPVRTATYAVSTANPLATQAACEVLRDGGTAADALITAQTVLGLVEPQASGIGGGAFLVYYDAASKSVEAYDGRETAPAAATENYLRWISDTDRTEPKPDARASGRSIGVPGVLRMLELTHREHGKTPWADLFDPAVALADRGFEISPRLAGQIAESAPNLAVDEAAKAYFLNPDGSPKPAGEVLTNPAMSKTLNAIATEGADAFYIGAIADDVVEAATSGSGGRTPSLITAEDLANYQPKKRTALCTDYREHEICGMPAPSSGGITVAATLGILANFDLAAIGPDNVDRNGGKPKAEAVHLISEAERLAYADRNKYVADTDFVPLPGNSPETLVNPEYLKSRAALIDPGRSMGTAQPGDFGPVPVGVGPQPPEHGTSQISIVDSYGNAAAMTTTVESAFGSFHMVDGFILNNQLTDFSAEPLGEDGLPVANRVEPGKRPRSSMSPTLVFADAPDGSRGELTHVAGSPGGSVIIQFVVKTLIGMLDWGLDPQQAISAVSFGAANTPVTGVGGEHPAIDASDDGAHDPLVVRLRELGHQVSVAPQTSGLSVVRRDGDGWIGGADPRREGEVLGDTR; encoded by the coding sequence ATGACGCGCGCGCGACGGATTCGGACGGGAGCGGCCGTGGTTGCGGCGCTCGTGATCTCGCTGGCAGCCGGGTGTTCGGAGGAATCCGAGGACACCGCGGCCTGCACCACCACCCCCAACGGCACACCGCTCACCGCCGCCCCCACCACCGGCGGTGCACCCACGACGCAGAACCTCAGCACGAATCCCGAAATCGCGTCCGGCTATCGCAGCGATATGACGCCGGTCCGTACCGCCACCTATGCGGTATCGACCGCGAATCCGCTGGCCACCCAGGCCGCCTGCGAGGTGCTGCGCGACGGCGGTACCGCGGCCGATGCCCTGATCACCGCGCAGACGGTGCTCGGGCTGGTGGAACCGCAGGCCTCCGGTATCGGCGGCGGCGCGTTCCTGGTTTATTACGACGCGGCGAGTAAATCCGTCGAGGCCTACGACGGCCGGGAAACCGCGCCGGCCGCCGCCACCGAGAACTATCTGCGCTGGATCAGCGACACCGACCGCACCGAACCGAAACCGGACGCGCGCGCCAGCGGCCGGTCCATCGGGGTGCCCGGGGTGTTGCGCATGCTCGAACTCACCCATCGCGAACACGGCAAGACGCCGTGGGCGGATCTGTTCGATCCGGCGGTCGCGCTGGCAGACCGCGGGTTCGAGATCAGCCCGCGCCTGGCCGGCCAGATCGCCGAGTCCGCACCGAATCTCGCGGTCGACGAGGCCGCCAAGGCGTATTTCCTCAACCCCGACGGTTCGCCCAAACCGGCCGGCGAGGTGCTCACCAATCCGGCGATGTCGAAGACGTTGAACGCCATCGCCACCGAGGGCGCGGACGCCTTCTACATCGGCGCCATCGCCGACGATGTGGTGGAGGCCGCCACCTCCGGCTCCGGCGGCCGCACCCCGAGCCTGATCACCGCCGAGGATCTGGCCAACTACCAGCCGAAGAAGCGCACCGCGCTGTGCACCGACTATCGCGAGCACGAGATCTGCGGGATGCCCGCGCCGTCGTCGGGCGGCATCACCGTCGCCGCCACCCTCGGCATCCTCGCCAACTTCGATCTGGCCGCGATCGGCCCGGACAATGTCGACCGCAATGGCGGTAAGCCCAAGGCCGAAGCGGTGCATCTGATCTCCGAGGCGGAGCGGCTGGCCTACGCCGACCGCAACAAGTACGTCGCCGATACCGATTTCGTGCCGCTGCCGGGTAATTCACCCGAGACGCTGGTCAATCCCGAATACCTGAAGAGCCGCGCCGCACTGATCGATCCGGGCCGCAGCATGGGCACCGCACAGCCCGGCGACTTCGGGCCGGTGCCGGTCGGTGTCGGGCCGCAGCCGCCCGAACACGGCACCAGCCAGATCTCCATCGTCGACTCCTACGGCAACGCCGCCGCCATGACCACCACCGTGGAATCGGCGTTCGGCTCGTTCCACATGGTCGACGGGTTCATCCTCAACAACCAGCTCACCGACTTCTCCGCCGAACCGCTCGGCGAGGACGGCCTGCCGGTCGCCAACCGGGTCGAGCCCGGTAAGCGCCCGCGGAGTTCGATGAGCCCGACCCTGGTCTTCGCCGACGCCCCCGACGGTTCCCGCGGCGAACTCACCCACGTCGCCGGATCGCCCGGTGGTTCGGTGATCATCCAGTTCGTGGTGAAAACGCTGATCGGCATGCTGGATTGGGGCCTCGACCCGCAGCAGGCGATTTCGGCGGTGTCGTTCGGCGCGGCCAATACGCCGGTCACCGGGGTCGGTGGTGAGCATCCCGCGATCGATGCCTCCGACGACGGTGCGCACGATCCGCTGGTGGTGCGTCTGCGCGAACTCGGCCATCAGGTGTCGGTGGCGCCGCAGACGAGCGGGCTGAGCGTGGTCCGCCGCGACGGCGACGGCTGGATCGGCGGCGCCGACCCGCGCCGGGAAGGTGAAGTGCTCGGCGATACCCGCTGA